From one Brassica napus cultivar Da-Ae chromosome A2 unlocalized genomic scaffold, Da-Ae chrA02_Random_32, whole genome shotgun sequence genomic stretch:
- the LOC106431688 gene encoding uncharacterized protein LOC106431688 — protein sequence MTLKALVNVNVLKEQVVKYNKQPVPDNLGEQVLCALQSLFTSVVSEEIKTEGVYTLILRDLLVSLEEVDSMSSGAAEVLVTILESWHCWKNSERDSLVDRLFTLEENERMSCRNAEGAKLSRAEFLRHWWLQIQSET from the exons ATGACGCTAAAG GCCCTCGTGAACGTAAACGTTCTTAAAGAACAAGTTGTAAAGTACAATAAACAACCAGTCCCTGACAACCTAGGAGAACAAGTTCTATGTGCGCTACAAAGTTTATTTACCTCTGTTGTGTCAGAGGAAATAAAAACTGAGGGAGTCTACACTCTCATCTTGAGAGACTTACTCGTGTCCCTAGAAGAAGTTGATTCCATG TCGAGTGGTGCTGCTGAGGTACTTGTAACCATCCTTGAGTCTTGGCATTGCTGGAAAAATTCAGAAAGAGATAGCTTGGTGGATCGGCTTTTCACGTTGGAGGAAAATGAAAGAATGAGTTGTAGAAATGCGGAAGGAGCCAAATTATCCAGAGCAGAGTTCTTACGGCATTGGTGgcttcagattcaatcagaaaCGTGA